Part of the Natrialbaceae archaeon AArc-T1-2 genome, CGTCACCGCGTTGTACGCTGTCGTCATGATCGTCGTGGCCGGGGTCGTCGACTACCGCGTCGCCGTCGACTTCGGCGACGTGGCCGTCGCGAGGGTAGCACAGCTCATGCTCGGCTGGCCGGGGCTCGCGTTACTCACGTTCGCCGGCCTGCTCGCGACCGCGTCGTCGGCGAACGCGTCGATCCTTGCCTCCTCTCGGATCAACTACGCGATGGGACGGGACCGCATCGTCAGCGACCGACTCCAGGACGTCCACCCGACGTTCGACACGCCGTACCGATCGATCGCGCTCACCGGCGCGCTCATTTTCGGGTTCGTTCTCGTCGGCGACGTCGAGGTGCTGGCGAAGGCCGGGAGCATCCTCCATCTCATCGTGTACGGGCTGTTGAACGTCGCGTTGATCGTCTACCGCGAGACGGACCACCCCGACTACGACCCCGGCTTCACGACGCCGCTGTATCCCTACGTTCCGGTACTTGGGGCCGTGTGCTCGTTCGGGCTGATCGGGTTCATGGCCGTGACCGAGATCGCACTCAGCGTGCTCTTCGTCGCGGTCGGCGTCGCGTGGTACTTCCTGTACGCCAAACAGCACACGAGAAAGGAGGGCGTCTTCGAGGAGTACGCCGTCGAACACGAGGAGGAGCTGCCCGACGCGCTCGTCTCGACGATCAAGGCCGTCGAGCCCAACCTCCCGGAGTACCGCGTGCTGGTCCCGTTCTCGGACCTCGAGGATCGACGCGCGGTCCTCGAGTTCGCGGCGACCAGGGCCAGCCGCCACGACGGCGTCGTTATCGCGGTTCACGTCCAGCAGGTGCCCGACCAGCTGCCGATCACCGCCGACCTGCGGGAACTGGACCGGATCGAGTCCGCCGACGAGGCGACGTTCGATCCGGTCCGCGAGATCACCGACGCCCACGGCGTTCGCCTCGAGACGCATACGCTCCTGACTCGACAGGGGTTCGACAGCATCTTCAGGGCCGCCGAGACGTACGACGCCGACGCCGCCGTCGTCGGCTGGGAGGACGACACGCAGTGGTCGACGAGCCGAACGCGACGGGGATTGCGCCGGCTGACTCGCGACTTCCCCTGTGACTTCGTCGTGGTCGCGGGCAAGGAGTTCGATCCGTCACGAATCCTCCTGCCGACGGGCGGCGAATCCGACGCGGCGGTCGGTGCCAAACTCGCCAGGGAGCTTCGGGACGCGTACGGATCGGAGCTCCACCTCCTCCACGTCGCCGACGATCGGTCGACGGGCGGGCAGTTCCTCTCGGAGTGGGCACTCGAGCACGGCCTCGAGGACGCGACCCAGGAGGTGGTCGTCTCCGAGGATCCGCCGTCGGCCATCGAACGCCGGAGCCGGGACGCGACGCTCGTGATACTGGGCGCGACGGGCGAGGGCGTGCTGTGGCGAGCGGTGAGGCGGTCGACGGTGTGGGGACTCGTCGACGATGTCGACGCGACGGTCGTGCTCGTCGAACGAGAACGCGATCGGTCGATACCCGAGATGGTGACGAGCTGGCTTCGGACGGTGACTGGATCGTCCGGGTCCGTCCCGGACGGCCGTCGAGACTGAACCGGTCACTGACGGCAGGACGATTTCGAGGACCGATCGACTTCGGAGAGCCGTCTTCGTCGACGACGAGCCGATTCGATTTCGGACACCGAAGACGCTACGTTTTGACCTCGATCGTCTCGCCATCGAGTTCGCCCGGCTCGGTCTTGGGCAAGGTAATCGTCAGGACGCCGTTCTTGCACGTCGCTTCGGCGGCGTCCTCGTCGACCGGCTCCGGGAGGTCGATCGAGCGCTGCATGCTCCGTCGGGCGCGCTCGGTCTTGAGGTAGAGTTCGTCGCGCTCTTCGTGCTCTTTCTCTTCCTCCCGTGTCGCGACGATGTGTAACGTGTCGTCCGCGAGGCGAAGCTCGATGTCGTCTTTCTCGAATCCCGGAACGTCGGCCGTCAGGACGAACTCGTCGCCACGATCGGCCAGGTCGATCCCCATCCTCATCTCCGACATCGAGGTGATTCGTGGCATCTCGAACTGTTCGCCGTTCCACATTCGTATCGCTTCCTCGAACTGGCGTTGGATCTGTTCGAACTGTTCTTCGAGGTTCTTGAACGGATTTCGCTCCATGCTCATCGGAAACCGGGGACAGTACCCCAGGCACGGACTCCACCGACGTCGGGTATAAACCTTTCACGGGATCGAAACAGGTATCGATACCCTCTTTTCGGCCCGACGGAGATGTTGTGGCATGACTCACGAGATCACCGTCATTCCGGGCGACGGCATCGGACGGGAAGTAACGCCTGCGGCGATCGACGTTCTCGAGTCCCTCGAGATCGAGTTCGAGTTCGTCGAGGCCGAGGCCGGCGACGCCGTGAAAGCGGAGACGGGCGAGCCGCTTCCCGAGGAGACCTACGAACTCGCGGCCTCGAGCGACGCCACCCTGTTCGGTGCGGTCGGCGAGACGGCGGCGGACGTCATCCTCCCGCTGCGGGAGGCCGTCGACTCGTTCGTCAACGTCCGTCCCGCGAAAGCCTACCCAGGCGTCGAGGCCTTACGTCCCGAGACCGACCTCGTCTTTCTCCGGGAGAACACCGAGGGCGTCTACGCGGGCCACGAGGACCGGCTCACCGACGACGTCGCGACGCTGACTCGCGTCGTCACCGAGTCGGCCTCGAGAGAACTCGCGGAGTTTGCCTGCGAGTACGTCGAGGACAACGGCCACGACGGGTTCACGACCGTCCACAAGGCAAACGTCATGCAGGAGACCGACGGCCTCTTCCGGGACACCGTCGCGGAAGTCGCCGACGAGAACGGCGTCGAGACCGACGAGGTGCTGATGGACGCCTTCGCGACCCACGTCTGTCTCGACCCCGAGCAGTTCGACGTCGTCGTCTGTCCGAACCTCGCGGGCGACGTGCTCTCGGATCTCGCCGCAGGGCTTGTCGGCGGCCTCGGCCTGCTGCCCAGCGCCAACGTCGGCCACGACCGCGCGCTGTTCGAACCCGTCCACGGCACCGCACCCGATATCGCCGGCGAGGGCGTCGCCAACCCGGCCGCGACGATCATCTCGGCGGCCATGCTCGTCGAGTACCTCGGCTACCACGAGGAGGGCGCGGCCATCCGCAAGGCCGTCGAGGCCACCCTCGAGGAGGGGCCACGCACGCCCGACCTGGGTGGCGACGCCTCGACCGAGGACGTGACGGAAGCGATCGTCGACCGCCTGTAGGGGTTCCGGCGGGCCGAACGTTATCACGGGTGCCGTGGTATCGCCGGCCATGCCTCGAGCCGACACCCTCGCCGGCGTCGATCGCGCACGATCGAGACCGGTCGCCTCGAGACCCACCTCCTCGAGTCGGGCGATCCCGACGCCGACGGCGACCCGATCGTCTTCCTCCACAGCAACGTCTCTTCCTCTCGATTCTTCGAAGACGTGATGGCCGACCTGCCGGCGAGCCAGTACGCGGTCGCACCAGACTTTCGCGGATACGGCGACAGCGAGACGAAGCCCGTCGACGCGACGAACAGACTGGGTGACTTTACTGCCGACCTCGAGGCCCTGCTGGCCGAACTCGACCTCGAGACGCCGCTGACGCTGGTCGGCTGGTCGAACGGTGGCGGGGTCGCGATGCAGTACACGCTCGATGGTCCCGAACTCGTCGCGTCGCTCGTGCTCGTCAACCCGCTCTCGCCGTACGGCTTCGGCGGGACGAAAGACCTCGAGGGGACGCCGTGTTTCGACGACTACGCCGGCTCCGGCGGCGGGGTCGGCAACGACGAGTTCGTGACGGCACTCGCCGAACGCGACCGTAGCGAGGGTGGAGAGGCCGGCCCACGGAAGATCCTCCGGACCTACTACGTCGATCCGACCCACACCTTCGACGAGGAACGCGAGGAGTCGTACCTGACGGGGATGCTCGATACGGCCACCGGCCAGGAGAACTATCCCGGATCGGCCCAGAAGAGCGAGAACTGGCCGGGCGTCGCCCCCGGCGAGACGGGCGTGAACAACGCCATCTCGCCGAAGTACTGCGATCTCTCGGGAATCGTCGAGATCGATCCAGCGGAGAAACCGCCCGTGCTATGGATCCGCGGCGACTCCGACCAGCTCGTCTCCAACGAGTCGCTGTTCGACCTCGAGGCGCTCGGTCGACTGGGACAGATTCCCGACTGGCCCGGCGAGGACGTCTTCCCGCCACAGCCGATGGTCGACCAGACCCGCGCCGTCCTCGAGGCCTACGCAGACGCCGGTGGCGAGTTCGCGGAGGTCGTCTTCAGCAAGGTCGGACACACGCCCCACCTCGAGATGCCGGGCGAGTTTCTGGGGGAACTCGAGGGCGTGCTCGAGTGAGCGGATGAACGGACGGTTTTATTTCCTGGTGGCTGCAGTACTGAGTCGTGACGAACGCAGCGGTAGAGCGTGTACAGACGACAACCAACGAGTCCCAACAGGCACCTCCCGACGGTTCGGCTAATGCTGGACCGACCGCACCGGACGAGCGGATCGTTAGTTTGGATATCCTCCGTGGCGTTGCCATCTTTGGGATCCTTGTTATCAACATACAGTCATTTTCGATGCCGAGTCCCGTGCGGATAAATCCGACGCAGTATGGTGAATTTGCAGGTGTCGAACTACTCATCTGGCTTGCCAGCCACGTTCTCGTCGAGCAGAAATTTATCGCGCTGTTTTCGATTATGTTCGGCGCTGGTATCGTCCTCTTTCTCGAATCGAAAGAGGACCAGCCGTACTCGGGATACCTGCTGTATTACCGCCGAATACTGGTGTTATTACTTATCGGGCTCGCGCATGCCTACCTGCTCTGGGATGGCGACATACTGGTCATCTACGCGCTGTGTGGGCTCTGGGTTGTCTTCTTCTGGCGAGCGCCACCGCGGCGACTGTTCACTCTCGGGACCGTATTGATTGCTATCCCGACCACACTGACGCTCATTCATGCGTTCAGTATCGGGCTCTCTGGGACGCCCGACGGCTGGGTCGCCTCCGAGGCCGCTATCCAGGCGGAACTCGATGCCTACCGCGGCAGTTGGAGCGACGGATTTTCCGAGCGTGCCGAGGCCGCATGGAATGCCCACACGACCGAGTTTATCGCAGGCTCGGGCTGGCGATACGGCGGCTTCATTCTCTGGGGGATGGCCTTTTACAAATCGGGGCTGTTGACCAACGACTGGTCGAACAGATCCTACTGGACAGTGATTCTCGGGGGGTGGGCCGTCGGCTTTCTGATCGTTCTCGCCGGCGTCTGGACAGCCTTTGCCTACGACTGGAGCGGCGGGGCGGGCATCCTCTCGTGGGGGTTGAACAACATCGCCGCACTGTTCGTTGCACCTGCATATGCCAGTCTCGTGGTGGTGCTGTGTGCACGCGGCACTGGCGGTATCGTCCAGTCGGCCTGCGCCGCAGTCGGACGGACGGCACTCAGCAACTACCTCTTTCAGACGGTCGTTGCCACGACCATCTTTTATGGCTACGGACTCGGCCTCTTTGGCCACGTTACGCGCGTCGAACAGCTTGCTATCGTTTTCGGCATCTGGGTACTGCAAGCGATACTTTCGGTACTCTGGCTCAAACGGTTCGAGTACGGTCCCGTCGAGTGGCTCTGGCGGCGGGCCACCTACGGTAACTGGTCGTAAATACGCTCGAGGGATAGTCAGATCCCGAAACCAGCCGTTTCAGGCGATATCGAGCGCGCCCCGATCCGCACCCGCGAGTTCGACGAGCGCGTCGGCCTCTAAGAGGTGACATTCCCCGGGGACGACGAGCAGGTGCAGCGGATCGCCGAACTCCCGCTCGGCCAGCTCGGTCATCGGCGCAGCCTCGACCACCGGCTCGGGGCTGCCCGCGCGGGCGACGACGACGCCGACGAGGTCGGGGTAGGCCTCGGCGAGTAGCTCTGCACCGACGTCGGCAGTCATGTACTCGTCCTCGTCGGTGCGCTCGTGACCCACTTTGTCGTCAGAACGCGACGCGTTCTGACTGCTGGTTGGATCGTATCCAACCTTGATGTCGAGGTAGACGACCGTGTGCAGACCCCGCTCGCGGTTGTCGTCGATCGTCTCGGTGACGCTCGCCGGCAGGCCGTCAGCGCCGTGGGCGTAGGGAAAGGGGAGGGTCGTCGCCGTGCCGAAGCGGTAGTTCTGGAGGCCGGTCAGCGAACTCGCGGCCGTCTGGGCCGTGACGCCGTGGATCACCCGCGTCTCGATGCCCCGGTCGTGCGCTCGCAGGCGCAGGTCGACGTGGGTCGTCGAGATCATGGTGTCGCCCGCGGTGAGGAATGCGACGTCTTCGGTTTCGGCTGCCTCGAGCATCTCGTCGGGTTCCTGTTCGACGCCGGCACGGTCCCGAACCTCGATCTCGAGGTCGTGGTGGGACTCGAGGTCCTCGAGCGTCGCACCGACGAGTTTGCTGGTGTAGAACTCGGCGAAGACCCGGTCGGCGTCCCGGAGTGCCTCCTGGCCCTCGACGGTGATCGACCGCTCGTCGTAGAGTCCGAGGCCGATGAAGGTGAGCATAGCGGCCCTAGTGGGAGTGTGTGTTATAACGTTTCGAGTCACCGCGAGTCGACGTCCGGGACGAGAAACCGCCGGCCCTCGTGCTCGACCACCGTGACGTCAGCGCCGTAGACGGTTCGGACCGTCTCGGGCGTCAACACGTCCGGCCGGCCGACGGCGTGGATCTCGCCGTCGTGGAGCAAC contains:
- a CDS encoding amino acid transporter, coding for MGGERSLPKELGLPGALTIGIGTMIGAGIFVLPAPALATAGPAAAVAFVVGGVVALFTALSISELGTAMPKAGGAYYYIDDALGPLFGTVAGLGNWVGLAAATAFYLIGFGSYTALALPVPAVDLVVYVLEPRQVSALLAGAAFVGVNYYGTKETGVLQTAIVSVLVGILLVFVAVGIGRVDVETLRPFAPPETGGWSAVLPAAGLIFVTYLGFAEINTAAEELVNPDRNLPLAVLGSLLVVTALYAVVMIVVAGVVDYRVAVDFGDVAVARVAQLMLGWPGLALLTFAGLLATASSANASILASSRINYAMGRDRIVSDRLQDVHPTFDTPYRSIALTGALIFGFVLVGDVEVLAKAGSILHLIVYGLLNVALIVYRETDHPDYDPGFTTPLYPYVPVLGAVCSFGLIGFMAVTEIALSVLFVAVGVAWYFLYAKQHTRKEGVFEEYAVEHEEELPDALVSTIKAVEPNLPEYRVLVPFSDLEDRRAVLEFAATRASRHDGVVIAVHVQQVPDQLPITADLRELDRIESADEATFDPVREITDAHGVRLETHTLLTRQGFDSIFRAAETYDADAAVVGWEDDTQWSTSRTRRGLRRLTRDFPCDFVVVAGKEFDPSRILLPTGGESDAAVGAKLARELRDAYGSELHLLHVADDRSTGGQFLSEWALEHGLEDATQEVVVSEDPPSAIERRSRDATLVILGATGEGVLWRAVRRSTVWGLVDDVDATVVLVERERDRSIPEMVTSWLRTVTGSSGSVPDGRRD
- a CDS encoding Hsp20/alpha crystallin family protein → MSMERNPFKNLEEQFEQIQRQFEEAIRMWNGEQFEMPRITSMSEMRMGIDLADRGDEFVLTADVPGFEKDDIELRLADDTLHIVATREEEKEHEERDELYLKTERARRSMQRSIDLPEPVDEDAAEATCKNGVLTITLPKTEPGELDGETIEVKT
- a CDS encoding isocitrate/isopropylmalate dehydrogenase family protein, producing MTHEITVIPGDGIGREVTPAAIDVLESLEIEFEFVEAEAGDAVKAETGEPLPEETYELAASSDATLFGAVGETAADVILPLREAVDSFVNVRPAKAYPGVEALRPETDLVFLRENTEGVYAGHEDRLTDDVATLTRVVTESASRELAEFACEYVEDNGHDGFTTVHKANVMQETDGLFRDTVAEVADENGVETDEVLMDAFATHVCLDPEQFDVVVCPNLAGDVLSDLAAGLVGGLGLLPSANVGHDRALFEPVHGTAPDIAGEGVANPAATIISAAMLVEYLGYHEEGAAIRKAVEATLEEGPRTPDLGGDASTEDVTEAIVDRL
- a CDS encoding DUF418 domain-containing protein; translation: MTNAAVERVQTTTNESQQAPPDGSANAGPTAPDERIVSLDILRGVAIFGILVINIQSFSMPSPVRINPTQYGEFAGVELLIWLASHVLVEQKFIALFSIMFGAGIVLFLESKEDQPYSGYLLYYRRILVLLLIGLAHAYLLWDGDILVIYALCGLWVVFFWRAPPRRLFTLGTVLIAIPTTLTLIHAFSIGLSGTPDGWVASEAAIQAELDAYRGSWSDGFSERAEAAWNAHTTEFIAGSGWRYGGFILWGMAFYKSGLLTNDWSNRSYWTVILGGWAVGFLIVLAGVWTAFAYDWSGGAGILSWGLNNIAALFVAPAYASLVVVLCARGTGGIVQSACAAVGRTALSNYLFQTVVATTIFYGYGLGLFGHVTRVEQLAIVFGIWVLQAILSVLWLKRFEYGPVEWLWRRATYGNWS
- the dph5 gene encoding diphthine synthase, whose amino-acid sequence is MLTFIGLGLYDERSITVEGQEALRDADRVFAEFYTSKLVGATLEDLESHHDLEIEVRDRAGVEQEPDEMLEAAETEDVAFLTAGDTMISTTHVDLRLRAHDRGIETRVIHGVTAQTAASSLTGLQNYRFGTATTLPFPYAHGADGLPASVTETIDDNRERGLHTVVYLDIKVGYDPTSSQNASRSDDKVGHERTDEDEYMTADVGAELLAEAYPDLVGVVVARAGSPEPVVEAAPMTELAEREFGDPLHLLVVPGECHLLEADALVELAGADRGALDIA